One segment of Mycobacterium spongiae DNA contains the following:
- a CDS encoding PadR family transcriptional regulator has product MLELAILGLLIESPMHGYELRKRLTGLLGAFRAFSYGSLYPALRRMQAEGLIAENAAPAGTPVRRARRVYQLTDAGRRRFGELVADTGPSNYTDDGFGVHLAFFNRTPAEARMRILEGRRRQVEERREGLREAVARASSSFDRYTRQLHQLGLESSEREVKWLNELIAAERAAPNHAEQT; this is encoded by the coding sequence ATGCTGGAGCTTGCCATCCTGGGTCTTCTGATCGAATCACCCATGCACGGCTATGAGTTGCGCAAGAGGTTGACGGGCCTACTCGGCGCATTCCGCGCATTCTCGTACGGTTCGCTCTACCCGGCGTTGCGACGCATGCAGGCCGAAGGGTTGATCGCCGAGAACGCCGCCCCCGCGGGCACCCCGGTGCGACGCGCCCGGCGCGTCTACCAACTCACCGACGCCGGCCGTCGGCGATTCGGCGAGCTTGTGGCCGACACCGGCCCAAGCAACTACACCGACGACGGGTTCGGGGTACACCTGGCGTTTTTCAACCGCACCCCGGCGGAAGCACGGATGCGCATCCTGGAAGGACGCCGCCGCCAAGTTGAGGAACGGCGCGAAGGTCTACGTGAGGCCGTGGCCCGGGCCAGCAGTTCGTTTGACCGCTACACCCGACAACTGCATCAGCTCGGACTCGAGTCCAGCGAACGCGAAGTCAAGTGGCTCAACGAGCTCATCGCCGCGGAACGGGCAGCACCCAATCACGCCGAACAGACATGA
- a CDS encoding inositol-3-phosphate synthase, whose amino-acid sequence MSEHKSLRTPEASTEVRVAIVGVGNCASSLVQGVEYYQNADDTSSVPGLMHVRFGPYHVRDVKFVAAFDVDAKKVGFDLSDAIFASENNTIKIADVAPTNVVVQRGPTLDGIGKYYADTIELSDTEPVDVVQALKDAEVDVLVSYLPVGSEEADKFYAQCAIDAGVAFVNALPVFIASDPVWAKKFTDAGVPIVGDDIKSQVGATITHRVMAKLFEDRGVQLDRTMQLNVGGNMDFLNMLERERLESKKISKTQAVTSNVHREFNSNDVHIGPSDHVGWLDDRKWAYVRLEGRAFGDVPLNLEYKLEVWDSPNSAGVIIDAVRAAKIAKDRGVGGPVVPASAYLMKSPPEQLADDVARTQLEEFIIAG is encoded by the coding sequence ATGAGTGAGCACAAGTCCCTTCGGACGCCGGAGGCGTCGACCGAGGTTCGAGTCGCTATCGTCGGCGTCGGGAACTGCGCGTCCTCGCTGGTTCAGGGCGTCGAGTACTACCAGAACGCCGATGACACGTCGTCGGTGCCTGGATTGATGCACGTGCGGTTCGGCCCGTACCACGTCCGCGACGTCAAGTTCGTGGCGGCATTCGACGTGGACGCCAAGAAGGTGGGCTTCGACCTGTCGGACGCGATCTTCGCCTCGGAGAACAACACGATCAAGATCGCCGACGTGGCACCCACCAACGTGGTCGTGCAGCGCGGCCCCACGCTCGACGGTATCGGCAAGTACTACGCCGACACGATCGAGTTGTCCGATACGGAGCCTGTCGACGTGGTCCAGGCGCTCAAGGACGCCGAGGTGGATGTGCTGGTCTCCTACCTGCCGGTGGGCTCCGAAGAGGCCGACAAGTTCTACGCCCAATGCGCCATCGACGCTGGCGTCGCGTTCGTGAACGCGTTACCGGTGTTCATCGCGTCCGACCCGGTATGGGCCAAGAAGTTCACCGACGCCGGGGTGCCGATCGTCGGTGACGACATCAAGAGCCAGGTCGGCGCGACCATCACCCACCGCGTGATGGCCAAGCTGTTCGAGGACCGTGGCGTCCAGTTGGACCGCACCATGCAGCTCAACGTGGGCGGCAACATGGACTTTCTCAACATGCTCGAGCGGGAACGGCTGGAATCGAAGAAGATTTCCAAGACCCAGGCCGTGACCTCCAACGTCCACCGCGAGTTCAACTCCAACGACGTCCACATCGGTCCGTCCGACCACGTCGGCTGGCTCGATGACCGCAAGTGGGCTTACGTCCGCTTGGAAGGCCGTGCCTTCGGCGACGTGCCCCTCAACCTCGAGTACAAACTTGAGGTGTGGGACTCGCCGAACTCGGCCGGTGTCATCATCGATGCGGTGCGCGCAGCCAAGATTGCCAAAGACCGCGGCGTCGGCGGACCCGTGGTCCCGGCCTCGGCTTACCTGATGAAGAGCCCGCCGGAACAGTTGGCCGACGACGTTGCGCGGACCCAGCTCGAAGAGTTCATCATCGCGGGCTAG
- a CDS encoding glycosyltransferase family 87 protein — protein MTGIPTHSASISPLPLATDLRSADNRDFPSRNDVLGSALANVVGGPVGRHALIGRTRLMTPLRVMLAIALVFLALGWSTKAACLQTTGSGPGDERVANWDNQRAYYELCYSDTVPLYGAELLNQGKFPYRSSWIETDGDGTPKLTYDGQIAVRYMEYPVLTGVYQYVSMALAKTYTAITRVAPLPVIAEVVMFFNIAAFGLALAWLATVRAAAGLAGRRIWDAALVAACPLVIFQIFTNFDAVATAFAMGGLLAWARRRPVLAGVLLGFGAAAKLYPLLFVYPLLLLGIRAGRLRALARTATAMAATWLLVNLPVLLLFPRGWSEFFRLNTRRWDDIDSLYNVVKSFTGWRGFDPNLGFWEPPVILNTVVAVSFVLCCVAIAYIAATAPQRPRVAQLTFLLLAAFLLTNKVWSPQFSLWLVPLAVLAVPHRRILLAWMTIDALVWVPRMYYLYGNPSRSLPEQWFTATVLLRDIAVMALCALVIRQIYRPEEDLVRWHGRVDDPGGGVYDRAPDAAPGWLPDWLRPTRLGHSADPQPPREIGAQTGSISTPTGRVGSQA, from the coding sequence GTGACCGGGATACCGACGCACAGCGCCAGCATCTCGCCCCTGCCTTTAGCCACCGACCTCCGTAGCGCGGACAACCGCGATTTCCCCAGCCGGAATGACGTTTTGGGCTCCGCTCTGGCGAATGTGGTCGGTGGACCGGTGGGCCGGCATGCGCTGATCGGCCGCACCCGGTTGATGACCCCGCTGCGGGTGATGCTCGCGATCGCGTTGGTGTTCCTGGCACTCGGCTGGTCGACAAAGGCGGCCTGTTTGCAGACCACCGGTAGCGGGCCGGGGGACGAGCGGGTGGCCAACTGGGACAACCAACGCGCCTACTACGAGTTGTGCTACTCGGACACGGTGCCGCTCTATGGTGCGGAGCTATTGAACCAGGGCAAGTTTCCGTACAGGTCGAGCTGGATCGAGACCGACGGCGACGGCACCCCGAAACTGACCTACGACGGACAGATCGCGGTGCGTTATATGGAGTACCCGGTGCTGACCGGGGTCTATCAGTACGTGTCGATGGCACTGGCCAAGACCTACACGGCGATAACCAGGGTGGCTCCGCTTCCGGTGATCGCCGAGGTCGTCATGTTTTTCAATATCGCCGCATTCGGACTGGCCCTGGCTTGGTTGGCCACGGTCCGGGCCGCCGCGGGTCTGGCGGGCCGCCGCATCTGGGACGCGGCTCTGGTGGCCGCGTGTCCGCTGGTGATCTTTCAGATCTTCACCAACTTCGATGCTGTGGCAACCGCCTTCGCGATGGGCGGACTGCTGGCGTGGGCGCGGCGCAGACCGGTGTTGGCCGGTGTGTTGCTCGGATTCGGTGCGGCGGCAAAGCTGTATCCTCTTTTGTTCGTGTACCCGTTGCTGCTGCTGGGAATTCGAGCTGGCCGCCTAAGGGCGCTCGCCCGAACCGCAACGGCCATGGCCGCGACCTGGCTGTTGGTGAATCTGCCCGTGCTGCTGTTGTTTCCGCGTGGGTGGTCGGAATTCTTTCGGCTCAACACCCGCCGCTGGGACGACATCGATTCGCTGTACAACGTCGTGAAATCGTTCACTGGCTGGCGCGGTTTCGATCCCAACTTGGGTTTCTGGGAGCCACCGGTGATCCTCAATACCGTTGTCGCGGTGTCGTTTGTACTATGTTGCGTGGCCATCGCCTATATCGCGGCCACGGCTCCCCAGCGGCCGCGGGTGGCGCAGCTGACGTTCCTCCTGTTGGCGGCTTTTCTGCTGACAAACAAGGTGTGGAGCCCGCAATTCTCCTTGTGGCTGGTGCCGTTGGCGGTGCTGGCGGTGCCGCACCGCCGGATCTTGTTGGCGTGGATGACGATCGATGCGCTGGTATGGGTGCCACGGATGTATTACTTGTACGGCAACCCGAGCCGCTCGCTGCCGGAGCAGTGGTTCACCGCGACGGTGTTGCTGCGCGATATCGCGGTGATGGCGCTGTGTGCGTTGGTGATTCGACAGATCTATCGCCCCGAGGAAGATCTGGTGCGATGGCACGGGCGAGTCGATGATCCCGGGGGCGGAGTCTACGACCGCGCCCCCGACGCCGCGCCCGGTTGGTTGCCGGACTGGCTGCGTCCGACGCGGTTGGGGCACTCGGCCGATCCGCAGCCACCTCGGGAAATCGGCGCACAAACCGGCAGCATCAGTACGCCGACCGGGCGCGTCGGGAGCCAGGCATGA
- a CDS encoding DJ-1/PfpI family protein yields the protein MTQVAIPVFPRFTALDAVGPYEVLQRLPSVDVVFVGHQRGEVRTANHMLGMTCDATFDEVSTPDVVVFPGGPGTRILVEDQTFRGWLQSVHPHTKFTTSVCTGALVLGAAGLLDGLTATTHWRAAEQLNELGATYVPDRVVEHLPQRIITAAGVSSGIDMALRLAELLVDREAAEAIQLLIEYDPQPPFDSGALAKADTATKALAEFLSPLP from the coding sequence ATGACGCAGGTCGCCATTCCGGTGTTCCCGCGGTTCACTGCCCTCGATGCGGTTGGCCCTTACGAGGTGTTGCAACGCCTTCCGTCGGTCGACGTGGTGTTTGTAGGTCATCAGCGGGGAGAGGTGCGCACCGCAAACCACATGCTGGGAATGACGTGCGACGCCACGTTCGACGAGGTCAGCACACCGGATGTGGTGGTGTTCCCGGGTGGTCCGGGAACCCGCATCCTGGTCGAAGACCAAACCTTCCGGGGATGGCTGCAATCGGTGCACCCGCATACGAAATTCACGACGTCGGTATGTACCGGTGCGCTCGTGCTGGGCGCCGCCGGCCTGCTCGACGGACTTACCGCGACCACCCATTGGCGGGCCGCAGAGCAACTCAACGAGTTGGGTGCCACCTATGTGCCCGACCGCGTCGTCGAGCATCTACCGCAGCGGATCATCACCGCTGCGGGGGTATCCAGCGGGATCGACATGGCGTTGCGGCTGGCTGAGCTGCTTGTCGATCGCGAGGCCGCCGAGGCCATTCAGTTACTGATCGAGTACGACCCGCAGCCGCCGTTCGACTCGGGTGCGCTCGCCAAGGCTGACACGGCCACCAAGGCGCTCGCCGAATTTCTTTCGCCGCTTCCGTGA
- the rpsF gene encoding 30S ribosomal protein S6, with protein MRPYEIMVILDPTLDERTVAPSLETFLNVVRKDGGTVDKVDIWGKRRLAYEIAKHAEGIYVVIDLKAAPATVSELDRQLSLNESVLRTKVMRTDPH; from the coding sequence ATGCGTCCATACGAAATCATGGTCATCCTTGACCCCACGCTTGACGAACGTACCGTGGCCCCGTCCCTGGAGACATTCCTCAACGTTGTCCGCAAGGACGGTGGGACTGTTGACAAGGTCGACATCTGGGGCAAGCGCCGGCTGGCGTATGAAATCGCCAAGCACGCCGAAGGCATCTATGTCGTCATCGACTTGAAAGCCGCTCCGGCGACCGTCTCCGAGCTCGATCGCCAGCTCAGCCTCAACGAGTCGGTGTTACGCACCAAGGTCATGCGCACTGACCCGCACTGA
- a CDS encoding transglycosylase domain-containing protein: protein MNNEGRHHQSPSGTPRGPAAEGGGSHRPADPPNESQTGGDGGTRPVSGQRRHVPPDDRLTAILPAVPDDRPAGQRDSIEAVKAALDSPPTAPLQREPLDQVKAALDVPPGKSRGQEWPGGGGGPPPSGPIGPDGSSGGRAPGPHWGWSRHINWKWVRRSMYLAAAVVVLLPIVTFTMAYLIVDVPRPGDIRTNQVSTILASDGSELAKIVPPEGNRVDIDLDQVPTHVRQAVIAAEDRNFYSNPGFSVRGFLRAVQNNLFGSGDLQGGSTITQQYVKNALVGSAQHGWSGLMRKAKELVIATKMSGEWSKDDVLQAYLNIIYFGRGAYGISAAATAYFDKPVEQLTVSQGALLAALIRRPSSLDPAVDPQGARARWNWVLDGMVETKALSESDRAAQVFPKTVPPEQAREDNQPRGPEGLIERQVTKELLDLFNIDEQTLNTQGLQVTTTIDRQAQRAAEKAVAKYLDGQDPDMRAAVVSIDPHNGAVRAYYGGDNANGFDFAQAGLQTGSSFKVFALIAALEQGIGLGYEVDSAPVTVDGITITNVGGESCGTCNIAEALKMSLNTSYYRLMLKLSGGPEAVAQAAHEAGIAESFPGVPYTLSEDGKGGPPNNGIVLGQYQTRVIDMASAYATLAASGVYYPPHFVQKVVNAEGQVLFDASTEDNTGDQRIPAAVADNVTAAMEPIASYSNGHNLAGGRASASKTGTTQLGDTLANKDAWMVGYTPSLSTAVWVGTAKDDEPLVTASGAPIYGSGLPSDIWKATMDGALKGTSNETFPRPTEVGGYAGVPAPPPPPPEALPTETVIQPTIEVAPGITIPVGPPTTITLPPPPPPDGAPADAPTPPP from the coding sequence GTGAATAACGAAGGACGGCACCACCAGTCGCCCAGCGGCACCCCACGCGGCCCGGCGGCTGAGGGTGGGGGCAGTCATCGCCCGGCGGACCCGCCGAATGAATCCCAAACTGGTGGGGACGGCGGTACCCGCCCGGTGTCCGGCCAGCGCCGCCATGTTCCCCCTGACGACAGGTTGACCGCGATCCTGCCGGCGGTTCCCGACGATCGGCCAGCCGGGCAGCGGGACTCCATCGAGGCGGTCAAGGCGGCGCTCGACAGTCCGCCGACGGCGCCCCTGCAGCGCGAACCGCTCGACCAGGTCAAAGCTGCATTGGACGTTCCGCCAGGCAAATCTCGAGGCCAAGAGTGGCCGGGGGGTGGCGGGGGCCCGCCCCCGTCCGGGCCGATCGGTCCCGACGGATCGTCGGGAGGCAGGGCGCCCGGACCGCACTGGGGTTGGTCACGGCACATCAACTGGAAATGGGTGCGGCGTTCGATGTACCTCGCCGCGGCGGTGGTCGTGCTGTTGCCCATCGTCACGTTCACGATGGCGTACTTGATTGTCGACGTTCCCAGGCCGGGCGACATCCGGACCAATCAGGTCTCCACCATCCTCGCCAGCGACGGTTCGGAGCTCGCCAAGATCGTGCCACCGGAAGGGAATCGAGTCGATATCGATCTCGACCAGGTGCCGACACACGTACGCCAGGCCGTCATTGCGGCCGAAGACCGCAACTTCTACTCGAATCCGGGCTTTTCGGTGCGCGGTTTCCTCCGCGCCGTGCAGAACAACCTCTTCGGCAGCGGCGACCTCCAGGGCGGCTCGACCATCACCCAGCAGTACGTCAAGAACGCGCTAGTCGGCTCCGCCCAGCACGGTTGGAGCGGTCTGATGCGCAAAGCCAAAGAGTTGGTCATCGCGACCAAGATGTCGGGGGAGTGGTCCAAAGACGATGTGTTGCAGGCGTATCTGAACATCATCTATTTCGGCCGCGGTGCCTACGGGATTTCGGCCGCCGCGACCGCGTACTTCGACAAGCCGGTCGAACAGCTCACTGTCTCCCAGGGGGCACTGTTGGCAGCGCTGATTCGACGGCCTTCGTCGCTGGACCCGGCCGTTGATCCCCAGGGCGCCCGCGCACGGTGGAACTGGGTGCTCGACGGGATGGTGGAAACCAAGGCGCTGTCCGAGAGCGACCGCGCCGCACAGGTGTTTCCCAAGACCGTGCCGCCCGAGCAGGCCCGTGAGGACAACCAGCCGCGCGGCCCTGAAGGGCTGATCGAGCGGCAGGTGACCAAGGAGCTCCTCGACCTGTTCAACATCGACGAGCAGACCCTCAATACCCAGGGGTTGCAGGTCACCACCACAATCGATCGCCAGGCGCAGCGGGCGGCGGAAAAGGCGGTCGCCAAGTACCTCGACGGGCAGGACCCCGACATGCGGGCCGCCGTGGTGTCTATCGACCCGCATAACGGCGCTGTGCGTGCCTACTACGGCGGTGACAATGCCAATGGCTTCGACTTCGCCCAGGCGGGACTGCAGACCGGGTCGTCGTTCAAGGTTTTTGCCCTCATCGCTGCCCTGGAACAGGGAATCGGTCTGGGCTACGAGGTGGACAGCGCGCCGGTGACGGTCGACGGCATCACGATCACCAATGTTGGCGGTGAGAGTTGCGGGACCTGCAATATCGCCGAGGCGCTCAAGATGTCGCTGAACACCTCGTATTACCGCCTGATGCTCAAGCTGTCGGGTGGTCCAGAGGCCGTTGCGCAAGCCGCGCACGAAGCCGGCATCGCCGAAAGCTTCCCGGGCGTCCCCTACACGCTGTCCGAGGACGGCAAAGGCGGTCCACCCAACAATGGGATCGTGTTGGGCCAGTACCAAACCCGGGTGATTGACATGGCGTCGGCGTATGCCACTCTCGCCGCCTCCGGCGTGTACTACCCGCCGCATTTCGTTCAAAAGGTGGTCAACGCCGAAGGCCAGGTCCTCTTCGACGCCAGCACCGAGGACAACACCGGCGACCAGCGCATCCCGGCGGCGGTGGCCGACAACGTCACTGCGGCGATGGAGCCGATTGCCTCCTATTCAAATGGCCACAATCTGGCGGGGGGCCGGGCGTCGGCCTCAAAGACCGGTACCACTCAGCTCGGTGACACCCTCGCCAACAAAGACGCGTGGATGGTCGGGTACACGCCGTCGCTGTCCACCGCCGTATGGGTTGGTACCGCCAAGGACGACGAGCCATTGGTAACCGCCTCGGGTGCACCGATTTACGGCTCAGGCCTGCCGTCGGATATCTGGAAGGCGACCATGGACGGCGCCCTGAAGGGCACGTCGAACGAGACCTTCCCCCGACCGACCGAGGTGGGCGGCTACGCGGGTGTCCCGGCGCCCCCGCCGCCGCCGCCGGAGGCATTGCCCACCGAAACTGTCATCCAACCCACGATAGAGGTGGCGCCCGGTATTACGATTCCGGTCGGCCCGCCCACTACCATCACCCTCCCGCCGCCCCCACCGCCGGATGGCGCGCCCGCTGATGCTCCCACCCCGCCACCGTGA
- a CDS encoding ABC transporter substrate-binding protein/permease has product MRRRLKLSGIVATILVVCGLASALSLAPPAAADRNQCAPAGVESATALPEDLSESAAAAIGGEEDTETTATVEPLSAVNVDALGLGTPGVLTVGTLSDGPPNTCINSTGRFTGFDNELLRAIADKLGLKVRFVGTDFSGLLAQVASRRFDVGSSSLKATAARRRTVAFTNGYDFGYHTLVVPPGSPITGFGDLAAGQRIGVVLGTVAESYVVDTLHLQPVKYPDFNTVYANLKTRQIDAWVAPAHQAQTVMRPGDPAVAVANAISVGDFVGYAVAKDNQPLVDALNSGLDAVIADGTWSQLYTDWVPRSLPWGWKPGSRSALTPHLPDFAVIAAQHHHKAAGPTEPRSTLAHLRDSFFNWDMYRRAIPALFTTGLPNTLILSVSASVIGLGLGMMLAIAGISGKRWLRWPARVYTDIFRGLPEVVIILIIGLGVGPLVAGLTNNNPYPLGIAALGLMAAAYVGEILRSGIQSVDPGQLEASRALGFSYSAAMRLVVVPQGIRRVLPALVNQFIALLKASALVYFLGLVAKQRELFQVGRDLNAQTGSLSPLVAAGVFYLILTVPLTHLVNYIDRRLRRGRATSEPEERPDTLATRGQEIT; this is encoded by the coding sequence ATGAGGCGCCGCTTAAAGCTGTCCGGGATTGTCGCGACGATCCTGGTCGTGTGCGGATTGGCGTCCGCGCTGTCGCTGGCGCCGCCCGCGGCTGCGGACCGCAATCAGTGCGCGCCGGCCGGTGTGGAGAGCGCGACCGCCCTGCCCGAGGACCTCTCGGAGTCCGCGGCAGCCGCCATCGGCGGGGAAGAAGACACCGAGACGACGGCGACTGTCGAGCCATTGAGCGCGGTCAACGTCGACGCATTGGGGTTGGGCACACCAGGCGTCCTGACGGTCGGCACCCTGTCCGATGGCCCGCCCAACACCTGCATCAACTCCACCGGGCGATTCACCGGCTTCGATAACGAACTGCTGCGCGCCATCGCCGACAAGTTGGGCCTCAAGGTGCGCTTCGTCGGCACTGACTTCTCGGGGCTGCTGGCCCAAGTGGCATCGCGGCGTTTCGACGTGGGCTCATCGTCGCTCAAAGCTACCGCCGCGCGGCGACGCACCGTCGCGTTCACCAACGGCTACGACTTCGGCTACCACACGCTCGTGGTGCCGCCCGGCTCCCCCATCACCGGATTCGGAGATCTCGCGGCCGGGCAACGCATCGGCGTCGTGCTCGGCACGGTAGCGGAGTCGTATGTCGTCGATACCCTGCATCTGCAACCGGTGAAGTATCCCGACTTCAACACCGTCTATGCCAATTTGAAAACCCGCCAGATCGACGCCTGGGTGGCCCCGGCCCACCAGGCACAGACCGTGATGCGGCCAGGCGACCCAGCCGTCGCGGTCGCCAACGCGATCAGCGTTGGCGACTTCGTGGGCTATGCCGTCGCCAAGGACAACCAGCCACTGGTCGATGCCCTTAACTCGGGGCTGGACGCCGTCATCGCCGACGGCACCTGGTCACAGCTGTACACCGACTGGGTTCCGCGGAGCTTGCCGTGGGGTTGGAAGCCCGGGTCCAGGTCCGCGCTGACTCCACACCTGCCGGACTTCGCCGTGATTGCCGCCCAGCATCACCACAAGGCGGCGGGACCGACCGAACCCAGGTCCACACTCGCGCATCTGCGCGACTCCTTTTTCAACTGGGACATGTATCGGCGGGCCATCCCGGCGCTGTTCACCACCGGGCTACCGAACACGTTGATCCTGTCGGTCAGCGCCAGCGTCATCGGCCTGGGGTTGGGCATGATGCTCGCGATCGCGGGAATCTCCGGCAAGCGCTGGCTGCGCTGGCCAGCCCGGGTGTACACCGATATCTTCCGCGGCCTGCCCGAGGTGGTGATCATTCTGATCATCGGGCTCGGCGTCGGGCCGTTGGTGGCCGGGCTGACCAACAACAACCCCTATCCCCTGGGCATTGCCGCGTTGGGATTGATGGCCGCTGCCTACGTTGGCGAGATTCTGCGCTCGGGTATCCAAAGTGTGGATCCCGGCCAGCTCGAAGCATCGCGCGCGCTGGGCTTCAGCTACTCGGCCGCGATGCGGCTGGTGGTGGTCCCGCAGGGGATCCGGCGGGTGTTGCCGGCATTGGTCAACCAATTCATCGCACTACTGAAAGCTTCGGCGCTGGTGTATTTCCTGGGGCTGGTGGCCAAACAGCGAGAACTGTTTCAGGTGGGCCGCGACCTCAACGCGCAAACCGGTAGCCTGTCGCCGCTGGTGGCCGCAGGTGTCTTCTACCTGATATTGACTGTCCCACTAACACATTTGGTGAACTACATCGACCGACGACTTCGCCGCGGCCGTGCCACATCGGAGCCGGAAGAGCGTCCGGACACCCTAGCGACACGCGGCCAGGAAATCACATGA
- a CDS encoding GntR family transcriptional regulator — MPKKYGFKEKDQVVSHIINLMLAGKLRSGDRVDRNEIAQGLGISRVPIQEALIQLEHDGIVATRYHRGAFIERFDESSVSEHHELDGVLNGIASARAAANPTPRILGQLDALMRSMRASKESRTFADIAWEYRSTINDEYAGPRLHATIIASRNLIPRVFSSTYQCARNDMLPFYEDEHAAIHRRDPQAAQAACLGRAQLMAQNMVAELVRRRVFVAAETGSPGAQQAEVPSPLDTQSSPVP; from the coding sequence ATGCCGAAAAAGTACGGATTCAAGGAAAAAGACCAGGTCGTTTCTCACATCATCAACCTGATGTTGGCCGGCAAACTGCGCAGCGGCGATCGCGTCGACCGTAACGAAATCGCACAGGGTCTGGGGATCAGCCGGGTCCCAATCCAAGAAGCACTGATCCAACTCGAACACGACGGGATCGTGGCGACTCGCTACCACCGGGGCGCGTTCATCGAGCGATTCGACGAATCTAGCGTCAGCGAGCATCACGAACTCGACGGTGTCCTCAACGGCATCGCCTCCGCGCGCGCAGCCGCCAACCCCACACCGCGGATTCTCGGGCAACTGGATGCACTCATGCGATCGATGCGCGCCTCGAAGGAATCGCGGACCTTCGCCGACATCGCGTGGGAGTACCGAAGCACGATCAACGATGAGTACGCGGGGCCTCGGCTGCACGCCACCATCATCGCCTCGCGGAATCTGATCCCGCGGGTGTTCAGTTCGACCTATCAGTGCGCCCGCAACGACATGCTGCCGTTCTACGAAGACGAGCACGCGGCGATCCATCGACGTGACCCGCAAGCCGCTCAAGCTGCCTGTTTGGGCCGTGCCCAGCTGATGGCCCAGAACATGGTCGCCGAGCTGGTCCGGCGCAGGGTGTTCGTCGCAGCCGAGACCGGTTCCCCAGGAGCGCAGCAGGCTGAGGTCCCATCGCCACTTGACACGCAGTCGTCGCCGGTTCCTTAA
- a CDS encoding alpha/beta fold hydrolase, whose protein sequence is MSDDELTGISEFDLLTENAEQAGVTGPLPEIERVERGSDENRISALRWGGAAPRVVFLHGGGQNAHTWDTVVLGLGEPALAVDLPGHGHSAWRADGDYSPQHNADTLAPVLRELAPQAEFVVGMSLGGLTAIRLAALAPQLVDELVLIDVTPSALQRHAELTAEQRGTVALMHGEREFPSFQAMLDLTIAAAPHREVTALRRGVFHNSRRLDNGNWTWRYDAIRTFPDFAGLWDDVDTMSAPITLVRGGASGFVTDDDTTELGRRATNFRGAHVVENSGHSVQSDQPRRLIDIIRGVIHLR, encoded by the coding sequence ATCTCTGACGACGAATTGACCGGCATCTCCGAGTTCGACCTGCTGACAGAAAACGCTGAGCAAGCGGGCGTGACGGGTCCGCTGCCCGAGATCGAGCGGGTCGAACGGGGTAGCGACGAGAACAGAATTAGCGCACTACGCTGGGGCGGCGCGGCCCCACGGGTGGTTTTCCTGCATGGCGGCGGGCAGAACGCGCACACCTGGGACACGGTGGTCCTCGGACTGGGGGAACCAGCGCTGGCCGTGGACCTCCCCGGGCACGGCCATTCTGCCTGGCGTGCGGACGGCGATTATTCGCCGCAACACAACGCCGACACCCTGGCACCGGTGTTGCGCGAGCTGGCGCCCCAGGCCGAATTCGTCGTCGGCATGTCGCTGGGCGGATTGACCGCGATTCGGCTAGCCGCATTGGCGCCCCAGCTGGTGGACGAACTCGTCCTGATCGACGTCACTCCGTCGGCATTGCAGCGCCACGCCGAATTGACCGCCGAACAGCGCGGCACCGTGGCACTGATGCACGGCGAGCGCGAGTTCCCCAGCTTTCAGGCGATGCTCGACCTGACGATCGCCGCAGCCCCGCATCGCGAGGTGACTGCGCTCCGCCGCGGCGTGTTCCACAACTCTCGCCGGCTCGACAACGGCAATTGGACGTGGCGATACGACGCCATCCGTACCTTTCCCGATTTCGCGGGTCTATGGGATGACGTCGATACGATGTCCGCACCCATCACGCTCGTGCGCGGCGGCGCATCGGGCTTCGTCACCGATGACGACACCACAGAACTCGGCAGGCGGGCAACGAATTTCCGTGGCGCTCACGTCGTCGAGAATTCGGGTCACTCCGTCCAGAGCGATCAGCCGCGCAGGCTGATCGACATCATCCGCGGAGTGATTCACCTACGCTGA
- a CDS encoding DUF5318 family protein, translated as MRLQRQVVDYALRRRSLLAEVYSGRTGVSEVCDANPYLLRAAKYHGKPSRVTCPICRKEQLTLVSWVFGEHLGAVSGSARTAEELVLLATRFSEFAVHVVEVCRTCSWNHLVKSYVLGQARPPRGSGRTRTARDGARTASE; from the coding sequence GTGCGATTGCAGCGACAGGTGGTGGACTACGCGCTTCGGCGGCGCTCACTGCTGGCCGAGGTGTACTCGGGTCGTACTGGCGTGTCCGAGGTGTGTGACGCGAATCCCTACCTGCTGCGCGCCGCGAAGTATCACGGGAAACCAAGCCGGGTGACCTGTCCCATCTGCCGCAAGGAGCAGCTCACGCTGGTGTCGTGGGTGTTCGGCGAGCACCTCGGCGCGGTCTCCGGCTCGGCGCGCACCGCCGAAGAGCTGGTCTTGCTGGCGACGCGGTTCTCGGAGTTCGCGGTCCATGTCGTGGAGGTATGTCGAACGTGCAGCTGGAATCACCTGGTCAAGTCGTATGTCCTGGGACAGGCACGTCCGCCCCGGGGGTCCGGCCGCACGCGGACGGCGCGCGACGGCGCGCGCACCGCCAGTGAATAA